A single Numenius arquata chromosome 1, bNumArq3.hap1.1, whole genome shotgun sequence DNA region contains:
- the LOC141469912 gene encoding cell surface glycoprotein CD200 receptor 1-B-like: MAQTRAVLAAFLFLLINLVEGPAYNMVNVEAGHEAVLSCPDVPKMPLLMVTWKTKCSACCLLAYRSDSNETRKLNCSERMMWKYSPDSNPALRIYPVNVGDEGNYSCEIVNGAGNFLLFSSLTVIVPPTVTLTCDKTRVAACQASAGKPAADISWIPANNHSTEEEVHHPNGTVTRVSYISWVDSTLPTVTCLVTHPATNQTLSLDLSCTSPRLPYLLIGGCASVAAVSGVTLCLIFRCRAFRLRKLTRGSAVPFATKNFRSIPSRNKTEAANPPVLSESIYQNYNPRMIYMNY, from the exons ATGGCTCAGACACGGGCAGTTCTGGCTGcattccttttcttgctaatcAATCTGGTTGAAGGGCCAG CTTACAACATGGTGAATGTGGAGGCTGGTCATGAGGCTGTGCTGAGTTGCCCCGACGTCCCCAAGATGCCTTTGCTAATGGTGACATGGAAGACGAAATGCAGCGCTTGCTGCTTGTTGGCCTATAGAAGTGATAGCAATGAGACAAGGAAGCTAAATTGCAGTGAGAGGATGATGTGGAAATATTCACCTGACAGTAACCCTGCTCTTCGTATTTACCCTGTGAACGTTGGTGATGAGGGAAATTACAGCTGTGAAATTGTCAACGGTGcagggaattttcttcttttctcttctctgactGTGATAG tcCCTCCTACAGTGACTCTGACCTGTGACAAGACCAGGGTGGCTGCCTGTCAGGCGTCTGCTGGAAAGCCAGCTGCTGACATCTCCTGGATCCCTGCAAATAATCACAGCACTGAGGAAGAAGTCCACCACCCCAATGGGACAGTGACCAGAGTGAGCTACATAAGCTGGGTCGACAGCACGCTTCCCACTGTCACCTGCCTGGTTACCCACCCAGCTACAAACCAGACTCTGTCCTTAGACCTATCAT GTACTTCCCCCAGGCTTCCCTATCTCCTGATAGGAGGATGTGCAAGTGTTGCTGCTGTTAGTGGTGTGACTTTATGCTTGATTTTCAGGTGCAGAG CTTTCAGGTTACGTAAATTAACACGTGGGTCAGCAGTACCATTTGCA ACTAAGAACTTCAGGTCCATACCATCACGTAATAAAACAGAAGCGGCCAACCCTCCTGTCTTATCAGAGAGTATCTATCAGAATTACAATCCAAGAATGATATATATGAACTACTAA